The following proteins are encoded in a genomic region of Polyangiaceae bacterium:
- a CDS encoding 30S ribosomal protein S12 translates to MPTISQLIRYGREAARYKTASPALKSCPQRRGVCVRVYTTTPKKPNSALRKVCRVRLTNQMEVTSYIPGEGHNLQEHSVVLIRGGRVKDLPGVRYHVVRGTLDASGAAGPSSTNKATRNRKRSKYGVKRPKR, encoded by the coding sequence ATGCCGACCATTAGCCAGCTCATTCGATACGGCCGTGAAGCCGCTCGTTACAAGACGGCCTCTCCGGCGCTCAAGTCTTGCCCCCAACGCCGTGGTGTCTGCGTTCGTGTGTACACGACGACGCCCAAGAAGCCGAACTCGGCCTTGCGCAAAGTTTGTCGCGTGCGCCTCACGAACCAGATGGAGGTCACGAGCTACATCCCGGGCGAGGGGCACAACCTGCAAGAGCACTCCGTCGTGCTCATCCGCGGCGGCCGCGTGAAGGACCTGCCGGGCGTGCGTTATCACGTCGTGCGCGGTACCTTGGACGCGTCTGGTGCGGCAGGGCCGAGCTCCACCAACAAGGCGACCCGCAACCGCAAGCGTTCGAAGTACGGCGTCAAGCGCCCGAAGCGCTGA